A single Desulfovibrio piger DNA region contains:
- the folK gene encoding 2-amino-4-hydroxy-6-hydroxymethyldihydropteridine diphosphokinase: MLAALAGLGKIFDSIRANVYKEAMTAPTITVFVCLGSNTPDAAHMLFLAVERLRVLPRARVDALSGVYLTEPQDYADQPWFHNQVVRMELEADWTPQSFVQALLAEEKLLGRQRSSDPALRFGPRCIDMDLLLFGDRHCDAPESIVPHPRMCQRAFVLIPLCDVGAACRIHGRTPAQWLAGLKYRQEGRRIFQ; encoded by the coding sequence ATGCTAGCTGCCTTGGCCGGATTGGGCAAGATTTTTGACAGCATCCGGGCAAATGTCTACAAGGAGGCCATGACCGCACCGACCATCACCGTTTTTGTCTGTCTGGGCTCCAATACGCCCGATGCCGCGCATATGCTCTTCCTGGCCGTGGAGCGGCTGCGTGTCCTGCCCCGTGCACGTGTGGACGCGCTTTCCGGCGTCTACCTGACCGAACCGCAGGACTATGCGGATCAGCCCTGGTTCCACAATCAGGTCGTCCGCATGGAGCTGGAGGCCGACTGGACCCCGCAGAGCTTCGTCCAGGCATTGCTGGCGGAGGAAAAACTGCTGGGCAGACAGCGCAGCAGCGACCCGGCCCTGCGCTTCGGACCGCGCTGCATCGACATGGATCTGCTGCTCTTCGGGGACAGGCACTGTGATGCGCCGGAAAGCATCGTCCCCCATCCGCGCATGTGCCAGCGGGCCTTCGTCCTCATCCCCCTGTGTGATGTGGGCGCCGCCTGCCGCATCCACGGCCGTACCCCGGCGCAATGGCTGGCCGGGCTCAAGTATCGACAGGAAGGGCGGAGAATTTTTCAGTGA
- a CDS encoding transcriptional regulator, producing the protein MWKWLVLGLAVYVLYRLFANDFLKKKKENAEDQAAEVERKVAAGEMVKDPECGTYVSVDGNISVRDGDQVYRFCSYECRDKFLERLQKGGRELPPRD; encoded by the coding sequence ATGTGGAAATGGCTTGTGCTGGGTCTGGCCGTTTACGTCCTGTACCGACTGTTTGCCAATGATTTTCTGAAAAAGAAAAAGGAAAACGCCGAAGACCAGGCCGCTGAGGTCGAGCGCAAGGTCGCTGCCGGCGAAATGGTCAAGGACCCGGAATGCGGCACCTATGTCTCTGTGGACGGCAACATCTCCGTGCGCGACGGCGACCAGGTCTACCGGTTCTGCAGCTACGAATGCCGTGACAAATTCCTGGAGCGTCTCCAGAAAGGTGGACGCGAACTCCCGCCCCGCGACTGA
- a CDS encoding energy-coupling factor ABC transporter ATP-binding protein, with product MGRSVNAEESIFSLEKVDVTYSGTRGQRRVLHDVSFTLAAGQRAGLYGPNGSGKTTLFRCITGLVRPGKGLVRFHGKALHDEKDFHALRCKVGFVLQHAEDQLFFPTVLEDVAFGPLNLGLSAAEAAEQARATLRRLGLAGFEQRLTHHLSGGERRLVALATVLAMEPEALLLDEPTNDLDQEARQRLIDILCDLPTARMVISHDWDFLSRVCGEYWTIREGHLLSCAPDVRHSHEHVHPLGGEPHWHLPITD from the coding sequence GTGGGCCGGTCGGTAAACGCTGAGGAAAGTATTTTCAGTCTGGAAAAGGTGGATGTGACCTATTCGGGCACGCGCGGGCAGCGTCGTGTCCTGCATGATGTCTCATTCACGCTGGCCGCCGGCCAGCGGGCGGGTCTTTACGGGCCCAACGGCAGCGGCAAAACGACCCTGTTCCGCTGCATCACCGGGCTGGTGCGTCCCGGCAAGGGGCTGGTACGCTTCCACGGAAAGGCCCTGCATGATGAAAAGGATTTCCATGCCCTGCGCTGCAAGGTGGGCTTTGTGCTTCAGCATGCCGAGGATCAGCTCTTTTTCCCCACGGTCCTGGAGGATGTGGCCTTCGGGCCGCTCAATCTGGGCCTTTCGGCGGCGGAAGCCGCGGAACAGGCCCGGGCCACACTGCGGCGTCTGGGCCTGGCCGGTTTCGAGCAGCGCCTCACGCACCATCTGTCGGGCGGGGAAAGGAGACTGGTGGCGCTGGCCACGGTACTGGCCATGGAACCGGAGGCCCTGTTGCTGGACGAGCCCACCAATGATCTGGACCAGGAGGCCCGGCAGCGGCTCATCGACATTTTGTGCGACCTGCCCACGGCCCGGATGGTCATTTCCCATGACTGGGATTTTCTTTCCCGTGTCTGCGGGGAGTACTGGACGATCCGGGAAGGACACCTGCTGAGCTGCGCGCCAGACGTCCGGCATAGCCATGAGCATGTCCATCCGCTGGGCGGGGAGCCGCACTGGCATCTCCCCATCACGGATTGA
- the cbiQ gene encoding cobalt ECF transporter T component CbiQ, with protein sequence MFDQPFVRDSFIRQIDPRMRVLLAVLLAVALALLRQVTACCLGLGLGCVLLGLARAPLRPLWRRLAAVNMFILFLWLVTPWTTPGTVVWQWHFIQVSREGLYLSLLVTLKSNAIACVFLSLVATLPAATLGHALERLGCPDKLVFLFLFTGRYIHLLAAEWEDLVTAARLRGFRPRTDLHTYRTLASLLGLLLVRSHERAQRTHEAMRLRGFSGRFHSLDSFCLRPVDICFALATASCLACILWTEAGGSILWAGR encoded by the coding sequence ATGTTTGACCAGCCTTTTGTCCGGGATTCCTTCATCCGGCAGATCGATCCGCGCATGCGCGTGCTGCTGGCCGTGCTGCTGGCCGTGGCCCTGGCCCTGCTGCGGCAGGTGACGGCCTGCTGCCTGGGCCTGGGGCTGGGCTGCGTCCTGCTGGGCCTGGCGCGGGCTCCCCTGCGGCCCCTGTGGCGGCGCCTGGCGGCAGTGAACATGTTCATCCTGTTCCTGTGGCTGGTCACGCCCTGGACGACGCCCGGGACAGTGGTCTGGCAGTGGCATTTCATCCAGGTCAGCAGGGAAGGCCTGTACCTTTCCCTGCTGGTGACACTCAAGTCCAATGCCATTGCCTGTGTTTTCCTGTCCCTGGTGGCCACCTTGCCCGCCGCGACGCTGGGCCATGCCCTGGAGCGTCTGGGCTGTCCCGACAAACTCGTCTTCCTGTTCCTGTTCACCGGCCGCTATATCCATCTGCTGGCCGCGGAATGGGAGGATCTGGTGACGGCGGCCCGCCTGCGCGGGTTCCGGCCGCGTACGGACCTGCATACCTACCGGACATTGGCCTCCCTGCTGGGGCTGCTGCTGGTGCGCAGCCATGAGCGTGCCCAGCGTACGCATGAAGCCATGCGCCTGCGCGGTTTTTCGGGACGTTTTCATTCGCTGGACAGCTTTTGTCTGCGTCCGGTGGATATCTGTTTTGCGCTGGCCACGGCATCCTGTCTGGCCTGCATCCTGTGGACAGAAGCAGGAGGGAGCATCCTGTGGGCCGGTCGGTAA
- the cbiM gene encoding cobalt transporter CbiM, whose translation MHIAEGVLSPAVLGGGAVLALAGTAQGLRRLEYDRLVAVGILSAAFFVASLIHVPVGLASAHLVLNGLVGVLLGWAAFPSILVALLLQALLFQFGGITVLGVNTFTMGFAAVASWYVFRAVCRLCPGMGGVRAGAFMGGALGVALAAVLTALALAFTDEGFWLAAQLLLLAHLPVMLAEGLITMFTVSFIMRVRPELLGMAPVQPDNGQEDA comes from the coding sequence ATGCACATCGCGGAAGGTGTTCTTTCTCCGGCTGTCCTGGGGGGCGGCGCTGTCCTGGCCCTGGCGGGGACGGCACAGGGCCTGCGCAGGCTGGAGTATGACCGTCTGGTGGCCGTGGGGATCCTGTCGGCTGCTTTTTTCGTGGCTTCGCTCATCCATGTGCCGGTGGGCCTGGCCAGTGCCCATCTGGTGCTCAACGGACTCGTGGGTGTCCTGCTGGGCTGGGCGGCCTTTCCGTCCATCCTCGTGGCCCTGCTGCTCCAGGCCCTGCTGTTCCAGTTTGGCGGCATCACGGTGCTGGGGGTCAATACCTTTACCATGGGCTTTGCCGCTGTGGCTTCCTGGTATGTCTTCCGGGCCGTCTGCCGTCTGTGCCCCGGCATGGGAGGCGTGCGCGCGGGCGCCTTTATGGGCGGAGCCCTGGGGGTGGCCCTGGCCGCCGTGCTGACGGCGCTGGCGCTGGCATTTACGGATGAGGGCTTTTGGCTGGCGGCACAGCTTTTGCTGCTGGCGCACCTGCCGGTCATGCTGGCAGAGGGGCTGATCACCATGTTCACGGTCTCCTTCATCATGCGTGTGCGCCCGGAGCTGCTGGGCATGGCCCCGGTGCAGCCGGATAACGGACAGGAGGATGCATGA
- a CDS encoding DUF4198 domain-containing protein: MWKTACTAFALLICLTGQAEAHFGMIIPSTSTVMEKKDASLTLDVSFSHPMEMQGMDMQRPKALTVTVDGKTEDLASSLKPVSIIGHQAWRAGYSIKRPGVYQFAMEPAPYFEPAEDCFIIHYTKTVVAAFGEEEGWDVPLGLKTEIVPLTRPFANYSGNVFQGRVLLDGKPVPGAVVEVEYYNRDAAYAVPNAYFTTQVIKADEEGVFTYSVPWAGWWGFAALNTAEEKMDHQGSPKDVELGAVIWMDFTAPLKK, translated from the coding sequence ATGTGGAAGACAGCGTGCACGGCATTTGCCCTGCTCATCTGCCTCACTGGTCAGGCTGAGGCCCATTTTGGCATGATCATCCCGTCCACCTCGACGGTGATGGAAAAAAAGGACGCATCCCTGACGCTGGATGTTTCGTTCTCGCATCCCATGGAGATGCAGGGCATGGACATGCAGCGTCCCAAGGCCCTGACCGTCACGGTGGACGGCAAGACGGAAGATCTTGCATCCTCGCTCAAGCCGGTTTCCATCATCGGGCATCAGGCCTGGCGGGCGGGGTATAGCATCAAGCGGCCCGGCGTGTACCAGTTCGCCATGGAGCCTGCCCCTTATTTTGAGCCTGCGGAAGACTGCTTCATCATCCACTATACCAAGACCGTGGTGGCGGCCTTCGGCGAGGAAGAAGGATGGGATGTCCCTCTGGGGCTGAAAACGGAGATCGTTCCTCTGACCCGTCCTTTTGCCAATTACAGCGGCAATGTCTTCCAGGGGCGCGTGCTGCTGGACGGCAAGCCCGTGCCCGGTGCCGTGGTGGAAGTGGAATACTACAATCGTGATGCCGCGTATGCGGTCCCCAATGCCTATTTCACGACCCAGGTGATCAAGGCTGACGAGGAGGGCGTCTTCACGTACAGTGTCCCCTGGGCGGGCTGGTGGGGCTTTGCCGCCCTGAACACGGCCGAGGAAAAAATGGATCACCAGGGCTCGCCCAAAGACGTGGAGCTGGGTGCGGTGATCTGGATGGATTTTACGGCGCCGCTGAAAAAGTAG
- a CDS encoding NifB/NifX family molybdenum-iron cluster-binding protein has translation MSFLLAVPSCMPGGLDAQMGMHFGHCDIYTIVEIEDNAIKAVSTLENVPHQQGGCMAPVQHLASHGVKALLAGGMGMRPLMGFQQVGVNVFFAGQYPTVGAAVQAFLEGKLPPFTMDFTCGGGGHH, from the coding sequence ATGAGCTTTCTTCTTGCCGTGCCTTCCTGCATGCCTGGCGGCCTTGATGCCCAGATGGGCATGCACTTCGGCCATTGCGACATCTACACCATCGTGGAGATCGAAGATAACGCCATTAAGGCTGTGAGCACGCTGGAAAACGTGCCTCACCAGCAGGGCGGCTGCATGGCTCCCGTGCAACACCTGGCCAGCCACGGCGTGAAAGCCCTGCTGGCCGGCGGCATGGGCATGCGTCCGCTGATGGGCTTCCAGCAGGTGGGCGTCAATGTCTTCTTCGCCGGTCAGTACCCCACCGTGGGCGCTGCCGTGCAGGCTTTCCTGGAAGGCAAGCTGCCTCCCTTCACCATGGACTTCACCTGCGGTGGCGGCGGCCATCACTAG
- a CDS encoding ATP-binding protein: MREIVVISGKGGTGKTTVCASFAHLAESKVICDLDVDAPDLHILLQPEIREHTPFISGHSARIRQDDCIRCGQCADLCRFEAVRPHDGGFLIDDHCEGCGVCVKLCPQQAIDFPDKHCGDWYVSDSRFGLMVHAQLFPGQENSGRLVSLLKAQARERARALGLETILCDGSPGVGCPVISSLSGASLAVGVVEPTPSGRHDFSRVADLCRHFRIPLAIIINKADLNVNEADAIAAECAEHGHTLLGRLPFDPVVTRAMVQRRALTEFDNPLGNSLKDMWSALQDMRTGR; this comes from the coding sequence ATGCGTGAGATCGTCGTCATCAGCGGCAAGGGCGGGACGGGTAAAACCACGGTCTGTGCCTCCTTTGCCCATCTGGCCGAAAGCAAGGTCATCTGTGACCTGGATGTGGACGCCCCTGACCTGCACATCCTGCTGCAACCGGAGATCAGGGAACACACGCCGTTCATCTCGGGACACAGCGCCCGGATCCGGCAGGATGACTGCATCCGCTGCGGCCAGTGTGCCGATCTGTGCCGTTTCGAGGCGGTACGGCCCCATGACGGAGGCTTTCTCATCGATGACCATTGCGAAGGCTGCGGCGTCTGCGTGAAGCTCTGCCCGCAGCAGGCCATCGACTTCCCCGACAAGCATTGCGGTGACTGGTATGTGAGCGACAGCCGCTTCGGTCTGATGGTCCATGCCCAGCTCTTCCCCGGGCAGGAGAATTCCGGACGCCTGGTGAGCCTGCTCAAGGCCCAGGCCAGGGAACGTGCCAGGGCCCTGGGGCTGGAGACCATCCTGTGCGACGGTTCGCCGGGCGTGGGATGCCCCGTCATCAGCTCCCTGTCGGGGGCCAGCCTGGCCGTAGGCGTCGTGGAGCCCACGCCGTCAGGCCGCCACGACTTCAGCCGCGTGGCCGATCTGTGCCGGCATTTCCGCATCCCGCTGGCCATCATCATCAACAAGGCTGATCTCAATGTGAACGAGGCCGATGCCATCGCCGCGGAATGCGCCGAACACGGCCATACCCTGCTGGGGCGGCTGCCCTTCGATCCGGTGGTGACCCGGGCCATGGTGCAGCGCCGCGCCCTGACGGAATTCGACAATCCTCTTGGCAACAGCCTGAAGGACATGTGGTCGGCCCTTCAGGATATGCGCACCGGCCGCTAG
- a CDS encoding 4Fe-4S dicluster domain-containing protein: protein MRIAIASGKGGAGKTSVAASLASVWDNPLVAVDTDVEAPNLHLFLPPQVEGSSKAWLEVPSLDLAACSKCGKCREICSFKAIASFAGNISIFPDMCHGCGGCFAVCADKALKPVGRELGELEYGTVLDGTVRFLMGRTRIGESMTPPLLRWLRARLEAMLAAVPADAILDAPPGVSCPAVTVTRDVDLILLVADPTPFGFHDFKLAHQAFLPLGKAMTVVINRAGAAGNADGDAAVRDYCREHGLPLLAELPFERAAAEQYANGRLLAALSPEWKQRFEHLRDALRRLGGEVCHA, encoded by the coding sequence ATGCGTATCGCCATCGCCAGCGGCAAGGGCGGGGCAGGCAAGACCAGTGTGGCCGCCTCCCTGGCCAGTGTCTGGGACAATCCCCTGGTGGCCGTGGACACGGACGTGGAAGCGCCCAACCTCCATCTCTTCCTGCCGCCGCAGGTGGAGGGGAGCAGCAAGGCCTGGCTGGAGGTGCCCTCCCTCGATCTGGCCGCGTGCAGCAAATGCGGCAAATGCCGCGAGATCTGCAGCTTCAAGGCCATCGCCTCCTTTGCCGGCAATATCAGCATCTTCCCCGATATGTGCCACGGCTGCGGCGGCTGTTTCGCCGTCTGCGCGGACAAGGCCCTCAAACCCGTGGGCCGGGAACTGGGCGAACTGGAATACGGCACGGTGCTGGACGGCACGGTCCGCTTCCTCATGGGACGTACCCGCATCGGCGAATCCATGACGCCGCCCCTGCTGCGCTGGCTGCGGGCCCGTCTGGAAGCCATGCTGGCTGCGGTCCCGGCCGACGCCATCCTCGACGCGCCTCCCGGGGTCAGCTGTCCGGCGGTCACGGTCACCCGTGACGTGGACCTGATCCTGCTGGTGGCCGATCCCACGCCCTTCGGCTTCCATGATTTCAAACTGGCGCATCAGGCCTTCCTGCCCCTGGGCAAGGCCATGACCGTGGTCATCAACCGGGCCGGGGCCGCAGGCAATGCCGATGGCGACGCCGCGGTGCGTGACTACTGCCGTGAGCACGGCCTGCCCCTGCTGGCGGAGCTGCCTTTTGAGCGGGCCGCCGCCGAGCAATATGCCAATGGTCGTCTGCTGGCCGCGCTGTCCCCGGAATGGAAACAGCGTTTCGAACACTTGCGCGATGCCCTGCGCCGTCTGGGCGGGGAGGTGTGCCATGCGTGA
- a CDS encoding DUF134 domain-containing protein — translation MPRPRQCRYVASTPSVTYFKPRGIPMTALEEVCLGVEELEALRLADLEGLTGSEAACRMRVSRHTFGRTLAAARRTVALALVTGRALRIEGGHYALAGPDPRTAGAKENTMQKIAISSEGPTLDDLVDPRFGRAGGFVVVDLPDMSVSYIDNGASQTMSMGAGIETAERVANAGVQVVLSGYVGPKAFDALKAAGIKVCQDVSGTVREAVERFQKGEFPFADAPNK, via the coding sequence ATGCCGCGTCCCAGACAGTGCCGCTATGTGGCCAGCACTCCCAGTGTCACCTACTTCAAGCCGCGGGGCATCCCCATGACGGCCCTGGAGGAAGTTTGCCTGGGCGTGGAAGAGCTCGAAGCCCTGCGCCTGGCGGATCTGGAAGGCCTGACCGGTTCCGAGGCCGCCTGCCGCATGCGTGTGTCCCGGCATACGTTCGGCCGCACACTGGCCGCGGCCCGGCGCACGGTGGCGCTGGCCCTGGTCACGGGCCGGGCCCTGCGCATCGAGGGCGGCCATTACGCCCTGGCCGGACCGGATCCCCGCACTGCGGGCGCAAAGGAGAATACCATGCAGAAGATTGCCATTTCCAGTGAAGGCCCCACCCTTGACGATCTCGTCGATCCCCGCTTCGGTCGTGCGGGCGGTTTCGTGGTGGTGGATCTGCCGGACATGAGCGTGAGCTATATCGACAACGGCGCTTCCCAGACCATGAGCATGGGGGCCGGTATCGAGACCGCCGAGCGCGTGGCCAACGCGGGCGTGCAGGTGGTGCTGAGCGGCTATGTGGGCCCCAAGGCTTTCGACGCCCTGAAGGCTGCGGGCATCAAGGTCTGTCAGGATGTGAGCGGTACCGTCCGGGAAGCGGTGGAGCGCTTCCAGAAGGGCGAATTCCCCTTTGCCGACGCGCCCAACAAGTAG
- a CDS encoding MATE family efflux transporter yields MSQHRTSMLHRPVAQTFFRYGLPWSAAFLLLSSAGLVDTIFIGRYVGAQALAAVNIVSPAFSIFFGMGVMLSVGGTVRSAHHVGRGDLQAASAVFGRTMLLILLAGLMLALLSLLFRPLLLTLLGAGGDVMRPAHQYLTTILCFSPVLPASYALSQFARVDQHPTLASLGLILSAGVNIVLDYLFIARLGWGVQGAALATGLGYSCTLLLFLCHFLSRRALLRLTLKGCGWSEILRASLNGSAESINELSVGSIILLINHLMMARFGSSGVAAFTVVSYGSWFGLTLAYGLSDTLSPLVSANHAAGLRQRTHSFLRVALLSLLALGVVMFLVFSLYPQELVRLFLPGNAAVGGLACHFIADFRWSFFFSGLNMGIACYLTGLNRSLQAAGMALGRSLVFPALFLSLFALWLEDEHIFWAIPLAEALTLLLGMGLLAHGRWRTGW; encoded by the coding sequence ATGTCCCAACATCGAACCAGCATGCTGCATCGTCCCGTGGCCCAGACCTTTTTCCGCTACGGCCTGCCCTGGTCCGCGGCCTTTCTCCTGCTTTCGTCCGCCGGCCTGGTGGACACCATCTTCATCGGCCGCTATGTCGGGGCCCAGGCCCTGGCAGCCGTCAATATCGTCAGCCCGGCCTTCAGCATTTTTTTCGGCATGGGCGTCATGCTCTCCGTGGGCGGTACGGTCCGCAGCGCCCACCATGTGGGACGTGGCGACTTGCAGGCCGCTTCGGCGGTCTTTGGCCGTACCATGCTGCTCATCCTGCTGGCCGGTCTGATGCTGGCCCTGCTCTCCCTGCTGTTCCGGCCGCTGCTGCTGACACTGCTGGGAGCGGGGGGCGATGTCATGCGGCCCGCACATCAGTACCTGACCACCATCCTGTGCTTCAGCCCCGTGCTGCCCGCCTCCTACGCCCTTTCGCAGTTCGCCCGGGTGGACCAGCATCCCACCCTGGCTTCTCTGGGGCTCATCCTGAGCGCCGGCGTCAATATCGTCCTGGATTACCTGTTCATCGCCCGTCTCGGCTGGGGCGTGCAGGGGGCGGCCCTGGCCACAGGCCTGGGCTACAGCTGCACCCTGCTCCTGTTCCTGTGCCACTTCCTGTCCCGTCGCGCCCTGCTGCGCCTGACCCTGAAGGGCTGCGGCTGGAGCGAGATCCTGCGGGCCAGCCTCAACGGCAGTGCGGAGAGCATCAACGAGCTCTCCGTGGGCAGCATCATCCTGCTCATCAACCATCTGATGATGGCCCGTTTCGGCTCTTCCGGCGTGGCCGCCTTCACTGTGGTCAGCTACGGTTCGTGGTTCGGCCTGACCCTGGCCTACGGCCTCAGCGATACCCTGTCGCCGCTGGTCAGTGCCAATCATGCCGCCGGGCTGCGCCAGCGGACGCACAGCTTCCTGCGCGTCGCCCTGCTGAGCCTGCTGGCGCTGGGCGTGGTCATGTTCCTTGTCTTCAGCCTCTACCCGCAGGAGCTTGTCCGCCTTTTCCTGCCCGGCAACGCCGCTGTGGGCGGCCTGGCCTGCCATTTCATTGCCGACTTCCGCTGGAGCTTTTTCTTCAGCGGTCTGAACATGGGCATCGCCTGCTACCTGACCGGGCTCAACCGTTCCCTGCAGGCTGCGGGCATGGCCCTGGGACGCAGCCTGGTCTTCCCTGCCCTGTTCCTGAGCCTGTTCGCCCTCTGGCTGGAAGACGAACATATCTTCTGGGCCATTCCCCTGGCCGAGGCCCTGACCCTGCTGCTGGGCATGGGGCTGCTGGCCCACGGCCGATGGCGTACCGGCTGGTAG
- a CDS encoding lysozyme inhibitor LprI family protein, producing MPTKRLLPALLAALLLAAPAAAAEHAPGFEACIKKNPKRSDQKQCLDMERDYWQKKLDARYQAMQGICKKFSGPEAEKRGAACLDALEENQHSWLAYKASMRPVAENHPNSQSATENLAWLEIDQLRKRIHDLESLDPSLADRPARRSTTMDDIEKGLSDFGNSMESLFNSGMKKMGLD from the coding sequence ATGCCCACGAAACGCCTTTTGCCTGCCCTGCTGGCCGCCCTGCTGCTGGCCGCCCCTGCCGCGGCGGCCGAACATGCCCCGGGCTTCGAAGCCTGCATCAAGAAAAATCCCAAACGTTCGGACCAGAAACAGTGCCTGGATATGGAGCGTGACTACTGGCAGAAAAAGCTGGATGCCCGCTATCAGGCCATGCAGGGCATCTGCAAAAAATTTTCCGGCCCCGAAGCGGAAAAACGCGGCGCCGCCTGCCTGGATGCCCTGGAAGAAAACCAGCACAGCTGGCTGGCGTACAAGGCCAGCATGCGCCCTGTGGCCGAGAACCATCCCAACAGCCAGAGCGCCACGGAAAACCTGGCCTGGCTCGAGATCGACCAGCTGCGCAAGCGCATCCATGATCTGGAGAGCCTCGACCCCTCACTGGCGGACAGGCCTGCCCGCCGCTCCACGACCATGGACGACATCGAGAAGGGCCTGTCGGATTTCGGCAACAGCATGGAATCCCTGTTCAATTCCGGCATGAAAAAAATGGGGCTGGACTAG
- a CDS encoding cupin domain-containing protein — translation MDSLLTLPEDIRLPGIPEHFTPLLASDSGLLVERIVSWGHVTPEGQWYDQEKDEWVLLLEGSARLGFADGREVALERGRCLLLPRHVRHRVLETSKPCIWLAIHAPQLRPQETGGTADGPQGQGGPRPRFPQRHGQR, via the coding sequence ATGGATTCTTTGCTCACGCTGCCGGAAGACATCCGTCTTCCCGGCATACCGGAACATTTCACTCCCCTGCTCGCCTCGGACAGCGGCCTGCTGGTGGAGCGCATCGTCTCCTGGGGCCATGTGACGCCGGAAGGCCAGTGGTACGACCAGGAAAAGGACGAATGGGTCCTGCTGCTGGAAGGTTCCGCCCGGCTGGGCTTTGCCGATGGTCGTGAAGTGGCCCTGGAACGCGGCCGGTGTCTGCTGCTGCCCAGACATGTACGCCATCGTGTGCTGGAGACCAGCAAGCCCTGCATCTGGCTGGCCATCCACGCACCACAGCTGCGTCCGCAGGAAACTGGGGGCACGGCAGACGGCCCGCAGGGACAGGGTGGGCCTCGACCCCGTTTCCCTCAGCGCCACGGCCAGCGCTAG
- the tsaA gene encoding tRNA (N6-threonylcarbamoyladenosine(37)-N6)-methyltransferase TrmO — protein MSLPLFTCRPIGIIHTPHTDPAQTPRQPIHAAGFTGQVEVFPEFAAGLEGLEHSARIWLLFAFHRADTPRLHVIPHGRTQERGVFTTRAPCRPGGIGMSLVPLLRRDGNILHVTHVDMLDGTPLLDIKPHFPDLDSGALL, from the coding sequence ATGTCCCTGCCCCTGTTCACCTGCCGCCCCATCGGCATCATCCACACCCCGCACACCGATCCGGCCCAAACGCCCCGGCAGCCCATCCACGCCGCAGGCTTCACCGGCCAGGTGGAGGTCTTCCCCGAATTCGCGGCCGGGCTTGAAGGGCTGGAACACTCTGCCCGCATCTGGCTGCTCTTTGCCTTCCACAGGGCAGACACGCCGCGCCTGCACGTCATCCCGCACGGCCGGACGCAGGAGCGCGGCGTCTTCACCACCCGGGCCCCCTGCCGTCCGGGCGGCATCGGCATGAGCCTGGTACCGCTGCTGCGCCGGGACGGGAACATCCTCCACGTCACGCATGTGGACATGCTGGACGGCACGCCCCTGCTGGACATCAAGCCCCACTTCCCCGATCTGGACAGCGGTGCCCTGCTGTGA